The proteins below come from a single Drosophila suzukii chromosome X, CBGP_Dsuzu_IsoJpt1.0, whole genome shotgun sequence genomic window:
- the pico gene encoding abnormal cell migration protein 10 isoform X1 gives MDCGGIAAHQQQQLQQQLHLLQQQLQQQQHHQQQIQQHNLEEAATITNINLRGILVGGAASGGGVAGAGAGGGAGAAAGGAPTTSTTTTTTAAGFVAGGDCPVIGAGAGAGVKLRRHSDRPLTPEAKQLSHTYRISMANLEDSQESELDQILGELSLLEAQISYGEASLLPGICGAPMAGAQVAPPPGVPAQLPSNAPSMVSMSAASSRSHSRTNSSISADVSSCSSSGISENGHGLGMGLGLVGGPVPAGMIVHPPPPVGMTMGITLGVVTPREPRTESPDNDSAFSDTVSLLSSESSASSNTSLQQQQQQQQLHQQQHQQQKQQLASSEKLVHGGHGHGHGQHGGQQSGANSISKAAKIQLALHKLESASIRRLFVKAFTSDGASKSLLVDERMVCGHVTRLLADKNHVLMQSNWALVEHLGDLQMERLFEDHELLVDNLMTWNSDAGNRVLFQQRQDKVALFLRPELYLPGPQMTPGCQHDEQTRQMLLDEFFDSHNQLQLDGPLYMKADPKKGWKRYHFVLRSSGLYYFPKEKTKNTRDLACLNLFHGHNVYTGLGWRKKWKSPTDYTFGFKAVADSSLSKSCRSLKMLCAEDLPTLDRWLTAIRVCKYGKQLWDSHKSLLEDLSLSRDDAVSQSSFAVSMRSESISSISSAVPSQCGSVSSAISSMSNSTSGRTSRASSSSSSGCLSDDNNGFDSEFTTGTIKRKPSMKPNLPLTTMTRQLKEVGEITICESAGGDASSPERSGTLTRRHSRRKSQESNGSGTLKRRPIPVPVSTVVKQVEPMGSASSTSSSSNSTPTPTPSICAKPPPGDAASLMCSSTLSLDSLPPPPPPPALDGSEDQDVYGSQLSLASLPPPPPPEDVLAMTYAGPPSPATPTPMNSNLMIMMPNSNGSLPPAVPAKPIKPAVKQSPGALKAAPPYKAPPDYVGPAQLAGPPLPPPPPAQKKVSFADSPVLLRRKMCSPEPVLPQRSPSTTLSCHSNSSAGSAYQTYAPGPMLPPRSDLARLSSQSNGSGSEVTSPKRLQESASNPPRDFLKDLQRVMRKKWQVAQKCKAEPATTPHEVLGFRDFSNEDLLAAHNLNSGANSSHYYRETANVSHWVQEHYEYAHNALYENVHAQVRAGGGGAGGDAGTPPLPPPPGNAVAAKKRPPPPPPKRSDKTHLTNRV, from the exons ATCAACCTTAGGGGCATCTTGGTGGGCGGAGCTGCCAGCGGCGGAGGAGTAGccggagcaggagcaggaggaggagcaggagcagcggCTGGTGGTGCGCCGACAACgtcgacgacgacgacgacgaccgCCGCTGGCTTCGTGGCTGGTGGAGATTGCCCTGTGATCGGCGCCGGTGCTGGCGCTGGCGTCAAGCTGCGCAGGCACAGCGATCGTCCCCTGACGCCGGAGGCCAAGCAGCTCTCCCACACATACCGCATCTCCATGGCTAACCTGGAGGACTCGCAGGAGTCGGAGCTGGACCAGATCCTGGGCGAGCTGAGTCTGCTCGAGGCTCAAATCAGCTATGGTGAGGCGTCCCTGCTGCCCGGCATATGTGGTGCTCCAATGGCAGGTGCTCAGGTAGCACCGCCACCCGGAGTGCCCGCCCAGCTGCCCAGCAATGCCCCATCCATGGTCTCCATGTCGGCTGCCTCGTCGCGCTCCCATTCGCGCACCAACAGCAGCATCTCAGCGGACGTGAGCAGCTGCTCATCGTCCGGGATCTCGGAGAATGGACATGGTCTTGGAATGGGACTGGGACTCGTGGGCGGACCAGTGCCAGCTGGAATGATAGTTCATCCACCGCCACCGGTTGGCATGACCATGGGCATAACGCTGGGCGTTGTCACGCCCCGGGAGCCGCGCACTGAGTCGCCCGACAATGATTCCGCCTTTAGCGATACCGTATCGCTGCTGTCCAGCGAGTCGTCGGCCTCCTCGAACACATCcctgcaacaacaacaacagcagcagcagttgcaccagcagcagcatcagcagcagaagcaacagCTGGCCAGTTCCGAGAAGCTCGTCCATGGCGGACATGGCCATGGTCATGGCCAGCATGGTGGTCAGCAGAGTGGCGCCAACAGCATCTCGAAGGCGGCCAAGATCCAGCTGGCGCTGCACAAGCTCGAAAGTGCCTCCATCCGGCGGCTGTTTGTCAAGGCCTTCACCTCTGACGGCGCCTCCAAGTCACTGTTAGTGGATGAACGCATGGTCTGTGGTCATGTGACACGCCTGCTGGCCGACAAGAATCACGTCCTAATGCAGTCCAATTGGGCGCTAGTGGAGCACCTGGGCGATCTTCAGATGG AACGCCTCTTTGAGGATCACGAGCTACTGGTGGATAACCTAATGACGTGGAACTCGGATGCCGGCAATCGCGTGCTCTTTCAGCAGCGACAGGACAAGGTGGCGCTGTTCTTACGCCCGGAGCTCTATCTACCCGGTCCTCAGATGACGCCTGGGTGCCAGCACGACGAGCAGACGCGGCAGATGCTGCTTGACGAGTTCTTCGATTCGCACAACCAGCTGCAGCTGGACGGACCGCTCTACATGAAGGCGGACCCCAAGAAGGGCTGGAAACGGTATCACTTCGTGCTGCGCTCCTCGGGCCTGTACTACTTCCCCAAGGAGAAGACCAAGAACACGCGCGACTTGGCCTGCCTGAATCTGTTCCACGGCCACAATGTGTACACCGGGTTGGGCTGGCGCAAGAAGTGGAAGTCGCCGACTGACTACACCTTTGGCTTCAAGGCGGTGGCTGACTCCTCGCTGAGCAAGTCGTGTCGCTCCCTCAAGATGCTCTGCGCCGAGGATCTGCCGACATTGGATCGCTGGCTGACGGCCATCCGAGTGTGCAAGTACGGCAAACAGCTGTGGGACAGTCACAAATCACTGCTCGAGGATCTCAGCCTGAGCCGCGACGATGCCGTTTCGCAGTCGAGCTTTGCCGTCTCCATGCGCAGTGAGTCGATCTCGAGCATCTCGTCGGCGGTGCCTTCGCAGTGCGGCAGCGTTTCCTCGGCCATCAGTAGCATGTCCAACTCGACCAGCGGCCGCACATCACGTGCCTCCAGTAGCAGCTCCAGCGGCTGCCTCTCGGACGACAACAACGGCTTTGACTCGGAGTTCACCACGGGCACCATCAAGCGCAAGCCCTCGATGAAGCCCAATCTGCCGCTGACTACGATGACGCGCCAGCTGAAGGAGGTGGGCGAGATCACCATCTGCGAGAGCGCCGGCGGTGATGCCAGTTCCCCCGAGCGAAGCGGTACACTAACGCGCCGCCACAGTCGACGCAAGTCGCAGGAGAGCAACGGCAGCGGCACACTCAAGCGGCGCCCCATTCCCGTGCCCGTAAGCACGGTGGTCAAACAGGTGGAGCCAATGGGCAGTGCCTCCTCCACTTCGTCCAGCAGCAATTCCACGCCCACGCCAACGCCCAGCATCTGCGCTAAGCCACCGCCGGGCGATGCTGCCTCGCTGATGTGCTCGTCCACGCTTTCGTTGGACTCGCTGCCGCCTCCGCCTCCGCCACCCGCTTTGGATGGTTCCGAAGACCAGGATGTGTACGGGTCGCAGCTATCGCTGGCGTCTCTGccaccaccgccgccgccCGAGGATGTGCTGGCCATGACCTATGCAGGACCGCCCAGTCCAGCTACTCCCACACCAATGAACAGCAATCTGATGATCATGATGCCGAACAGCAATGGATCGTTGCCGCCGGCGGTGCCGGCCAAACCCATCAAGCCGGCAGTGAAGCAGTCGCCTGGCGCTCTTAAGGCAGCGCCACCATACAAAGCGCCGCCGGATTATGTGGGCCCTGCCCAGCTGGCCGGACCGCCGTTGCCGCCGCCGCCACCCGCCCAGAAGAAAGTCTCGTTTGCCGACTCGCCGGTGCTGCTGCGTCGCAAGATGTGCTCCCCGGAGCCGGTGCTGCCACAGCGATCGCCAAGCACCACGCTCAGTTGCCATTCCAACTCCAGCGCGGGATCGGCCTACCAGACCTACGCACCCGGACCGATGTTGCCGCCACGCTCCGATCTGGCGCGCCTATCCAGCCAGAGCAACGGCAGCGGAAGCGAGGTAACCTCGCCAAAGCGACTGCAGGAGTCCGCCTCGAATCCGCCCCGCGACTTCCTCAAGGATCTGCAGCGCGTCATGCGCAAGAAGTGGCAGGTGGCGCAGAAGTGCAAGGCGGAGCCGGCCACAACGCCGCACGAGGTCCTGGGCTTCCGGGACTTTAGCAACGAGGACCTGCTGGCCGCCCACAACCTCAACTCGGGGGCTAACTCCTCGCACTATTACCGCGAGACGGCCAACGTGAGCCACTGGGTGCAGGAGCACTACGAGTACGCACACAATGCGCTCTACGAGAACGTGCACGCCCAGGTGAGGGCGGGCGGAGGAGGAGCTGGCGGAGATGCTGGCACACCCCCGCTGCCACCGCCGCCTGGCAATGCCGTGGCAGCCAAGAAGCGCCCTCCACCGCCGCCTCCAAAGCGGAGCGACAAGACGCACCTGACCAACCGGGTGTAG
- the pico gene encoding abnormal cell migration protein 10 isoform X2 gives MANLEDSQESELDQILGELSLLEAQISYGEASLLPGICGAPMAGAQVAPPPGVPAQLPSNAPSMVSMSAASSRSHSRTNSSISADVSSCSSSGISENGHGLGMGLGLVGGPVPAGMIVHPPPPVGMTMGITLGVVTPREPRTESPDNDSAFSDTVSLLSSESSASSNTSLQQQQQQQQLHQQQHQQQKQQLASSEKLVHGGHGHGHGQHGGQQSGANSISKAAKIQLALHKLESASIRRLFVKAFTSDGASKSLLVDERMVCGHVTRLLADKNHVLMQSNWALVEHLGDLQMERLFEDHELLVDNLMTWNSDAGNRVLFQQRQDKVALFLRPELYLPGPQMTPGCQHDEQTRQMLLDEFFDSHNQLQLDGPLYMKADPKKGWKRYHFVLRSSGLYYFPKEKTKNTRDLACLNLFHGHNVYTGLGWRKKWKSPTDYTFGFKAVADSSLSKSCRSLKMLCAEDLPTLDRWLTAIRVCKYGKQLWDSHKSLLEDLSLSRDDAVSQSSFAVSMRSESISSISSAVPSQCGSVSSAISSMSNSTSGRTSRASSSSSSGCLSDDNNGFDSEFTTGTIKRKPSMKPNLPLTTMTRQLKEVGEITICESAGGDASSPERSGTLTRRHSRRKSQESNGSGTLKRRPIPVPVSTVVKQVEPMGSASSTSSSSNSTPTPTPSICAKPPPGDAASLMCSSTLSLDSLPPPPPPPALDGSEDQDVYGSQLSLASLPPPPPPEDVLAMTYAGPPSPATPTPMNSNLMIMMPNSNGSLPPAVPAKPIKPAVKQSPGALKAAPPYKAPPDYVGPAQLAGPPLPPPPPAQKKVSFADSPVLLRRKMCSPEPVLPQRSPSTTLSCHSNSSAGSAYQTYAPGPMLPPRSDLARLSSQSNGSGSEVTSPKRLQESASNPPRDFLKDLQRVMRKKWQVAQKCKAEPATTPHEVLGFRDFSNEDLLAAHNLNSGANSSHYYRETANVSHWVQEHYEYAHNALYENVHAQVRAGGGGAGGDAGTPPLPPPPGNAVAAKKRPPPPPPKRSDKTHLTNRV, from the exons ATGGCTAACCTGGAGGACTCGCAGGAGTCGGAGCTGGACCAGATCCTGGGCGAGCTGAGTCTGCTCGAGGCTCAAATCAGCTATGGTGAGGCGTCCCTGCTGCCCGGCATATGTGGTGCTCCAATGGCAGGTGCTCAGGTAGCACCGCCACCCGGAGTGCCCGCCCAGCTGCCCAGCAATGCCCCATCCATGGTCTCCATGTCGGCTGCCTCGTCGCGCTCCCATTCGCGCACCAACAGCAGCATCTCAGCGGACGTGAGCAGCTGCTCATCGTCCGGGATCTCGGAGAATGGACATGGTCTTGGAATGGGACTGGGACTCGTGGGCGGACCAGTGCCAGCTGGAATGATAGTTCATCCACCGCCACCGGTTGGCATGACCATGGGCATAACGCTGGGCGTTGTCACGCCCCGGGAGCCGCGCACTGAGTCGCCCGACAATGATTCCGCCTTTAGCGATACCGTATCGCTGCTGTCCAGCGAGTCGTCGGCCTCCTCGAACACATCcctgcaacaacaacaacagcagcagcagttgcaccagcagcagcatcagcagcagaagcaacagCTGGCCAGTTCCGAGAAGCTCGTCCATGGCGGACATGGCCATGGTCATGGCCAGCATGGTGGTCAGCAGAGTGGCGCCAACAGCATCTCGAAGGCGGCCAAGATCCAGCTGGCGCTGCACAAGCTCGAAAGTGCCTCCATCCGGCGGCTGTTTGTCAAGGCCTTCACCTCTGACGGCGCCTCCAAGTCACTGTTAGTGGATGAACGCATGGTCTGTGGTCATGTGACACGCCTGCTGGCCGACAAGAATCACGTCCTAATGCAGTCCAATTGGGCGCTAGTGGAGCACCTGGGCGATCTTCAGATGG AACGCCTCTTTGAGGATCACGAGCTACTGGTGGATAACCTAATGACGTGGAACTCGGATGCCGGCAATCGCGTGCTCTTTCAGCAGCGACAGGACAAGGTGGCGCTGTTCTTACGCCCGGAGCTCTATCTACCCGGTCCTCAGATGACGCCTGGGTGCCAGCACGACGAGCAGACGCGGCAGATGCTGCTTGACGAGTTCTTCGATTCGCACAACCAGCTGCAGCTGGACGGACCGCTCTACATGAAGGCGGACCCCAAGAAGGGCTGGAAACGGTATCACTTCGTGCTGCGCTCCTCGGGCCTGTACTACTTCCCCAAGGAGAAGACCAAGAACACGCGCGACTTGGCCTGCCTGAATCTGTTCCACGGCCACAATGTGTACACCGGGTTGGGCTGGCGCAAGAAGTGGAAGTCGCCGACTGACTACACCTTTGGCTTCAAGGCGGTGGCTGACTCCTCGCTGAGCAAGTCGTGTCGCTCCCTCAAGATGCTCTGCGCCGAGGATCTGCCGACATTGGATCGCTGGCTGACGGCCATCCGAGTGTGCAAGTACGGCAAACAGCTGTGGGACAGTCACAAATCACTGCTCGAGGATCTCAGCCTGAGCCGCGACGATGCCGTTTCGCAGTCGAGCTTTGCCGTCTCCATGCGCAGTGAGTCGATCTCGAGCATCTCGTCGGCGGTGCCTTCGCAGTGCGGCAGCGTTTCCTCGGCCATCAGTAGCATGTCCAACTCGACCAGCGGCCGCACATCACGTGCCTCCAGTAGCAGCTCCAGCGGCTGCCTCTCGGACGACAACAACGGCTTTGACTCGGAGTTCACCACGGGCACCATCAAGCGCAAGCCCTCGATGAAGCCCAATCTGCCGCTGACTACGATGACGCGCCAGCTGAAGGAGGTGGGCGAGATCACCATCTGCGAGAGCGCCGGCGGTGATGCCAGTTCCCCCGAGCGAAGCGGTACACTAACGCGCCGCCACAGTCGACGCAAGTCGCAGGAGAGCAACGGCAGCGGCACACTCAAGCGGCGCCCCATTCCCGTGCCCGTAAGCACGGTGGTCAAACAGGTGGAGCCAATGGGCAGTGCCTCCTCCACTTCGTCCAGCAGCAATTCCACGCCCACGCCAACGCCCAGCATCTGCGCTAAGCCACCGCCGGGCGATGCTGCCTCGCTGATGTGCTCGTCCACGCTTTCGTTGGACTCGCTGCCGCCTCCGCCTCCGCCACCCGCTTTGGATGGTTCCGAAGACCAGGATGTGTACGGGTCGCAGCTATCGCTGGCGTCTCTGccaccaccgccgccgccCGAGGATGTGCTGGCCATGACCTATGCAGGACCGCCCAGTCCAGCTACTCCCACACCAATGAACAGCAATCTGATGATCATGATGCCGAACAGCAATGGATCGTTGCCGCCGGCGGTGCCGGCCAAACCCATCAAGCCGGCAGTGAAGCAGTCGCCTGGCGCTCTTAAGGCAGCGCCACCATACAAAGCGCCGCCGGATTATGTGGGCCCTGCCCAGCTGGCCGGACCGCCGTTGCCGCCGCCGCCACCCGCCCAGAAGAAAGTCTCGTTTGCCGACTCGCCGGTGCTGCTGCGTCGCAAGATGTGCTCCCCGGAGCCGGTGCTGCCACAGCGATCGCCAAGCACCACGCTCAGTTGCCATTCCAACTCCAGCGCGGGATCGGCCTACCAGACCTACGCACCCGGACCGATGTTGCCGCCACGCTCCGATCTGGCGCGCCTATCCAGCCAGAGCAACGGCAGCGGAAGCGAGGTAACCTCGCCAAAGCGACTGCAGGAGTCCGCCTCGAATCCGCCCCGCGACTTCCTCAAGGATCTGCAGCGCGTCATGCGCAAGAAGTGGCAGGTGGCGCAGAAGTGCAAGGCGGAGCCGGCCACAACGCCGCACGAGGTCCTGGGCTTCCGGGACTTTAGCAACGAGGACCTGCTGGCCGCCCACAACCTCAACTCGGGGGCTAACTCCTCGCACTATTACCGCGAGACGGCCAACGTGAGCCACTGGGTGCAGGAGCACTACGAGTACGCACACAATGCGCTCTACGAGAACGTGCACGCCCAGGTGAGGGCGGGCGGAGGAGGAGCTGGCGGAGATGCTGGCACACCCCCGCTGCCACCGCCGCCTGGCAATGCCGTGGCAGCCAAGAAGCGCCCTCCACCGCCGCCTCCAAAGCGGAGCGACAAGACGCACCTGACCAACCGGGTGTAG
- the LOC108013698 gene encoding protamine-like protein 99C has product MDGTNRRKALQKPIYNFQKRARITNNGYLNFLMEYKKTFCGVSPNDMVRFGAKQWNQLTLNEKELFKNMIEPVTVIKSTPQEFENQSYGENPGKSEREKRSPVRSPFASERESMNKKERKPSESFKKNPSPVPKTLDTNRLGSAVAYIHFVRKFQRKNKDLAADDLLKKATRFWCRLRYSQRQQFEKPLWIVRTG; this is encoded by the exons atGGACGGAACCAATCGTCGAAAGGCACTTCAAAAACCAATTTACAATTTCCAAAAAAGAGCGCGCATCACAAACAATGGCTACCTAAACTTCTTAATGGAGTACAAAAAGACGTTCTGCGGAGTTTCCCCAAATGACATGGTACGTTTCGGAGCCAAGCAGTGGAATCAGTTGACCCTCAATGAAAAGGAACTGTTTAAAAATATG ATAGAACCTGTGACCGTTATAAAAAGTACTCCTCAGGAGTTTGAGAATCAGTCCTATGGGGAAAACCCCGGTAAATCTGAGCGGGAGAAACGCAGTCCAGTTCGCTCTCCTTTTGCCAGTGAGAGGGAGTCCATGAACAAGAAGGAAAGGAAGCCATCCGAATCCTTCAAGAAGAATCCCAGTCCTGTGCCAAAGACTCTTGACACAAATCGTTTGGGCTCCGCCGTAGCCTATATTCATTTCGTGCGCAAGTTTCAGAGGAAGAACAAAGATTTGGCGGCAGATGATCTATTGAAAAAGGCAACTCGTTTTTGGTGCCGTCTGCGTTATAGCCAGCGCCAACAATTTGAGAAGCCACTTTG GATTGTGAGAACTGGATAA
- the LOC136116471 gene encoding protamine-like protein 99C, whose translation MDRTKRRKALQKPIYNKKTFCGVSPNDMVRFGAKQWNQLTLKEKDFFKNMGAKSTPQEFENQSHGENPGKSEREKRSPVRPPYASERDSMNQKERKPSKSIKKNPSPVPKTPDPNRLGSAVAYIHFIRKFQRKHKDLAADDLLKKATRFWCRLRGSQREQFEKPLWIVRTG comes from the exons atGGACAGAACAAAGCGTAGAAAGGCACTTCAAAAACCAATTTACAACAAAAAGACGTTCTGCGGAGTTTCCCCAAATGACATGGTACGTTTCGGAGCCAAGCAGTGGAATCAGTTGACCCTCAAGGAAAAggatttctttaaaaatatg GGTGCAAAAAGTACTCCTCAGGAGTTTGAGAATCAGTCCCATGGGGAAAACCCCGGTAAATCTGAGCGGGAGAAACGCAGTCCAGTTCGCCCTCCTTATGCCAGTGAGAGGGATTCCATGAACCAGAAGGAAAGGAAGCCATCCAAATCAATCAAGAAGAATCCCAGTCCTGTGCCAAAGACTCCTGACCCAAATCGGTTGGGCTCCGCCGTAGCCTATATTCATTTCATTCGCAAGTTTCAGAGGAAGCACAAAGATTTGGCGGCAGATGATCTATTGAAAAAGGCAACTCGTTTTTGGTGCCGTCTGCGTGGAAGCCAGCGCGAACAATTTGAGAAGCCACTTTG GATTGTGAGAACTGGATAA